One window of Papaver somniferum cultivar HN1 chromosome 9, ASM357369v1, whole genome shotgun sequence genomic DNA carries:
- the LOC113312947 gene encoding uncharacterized protein LOC113312947, which yields MDKFWMDKHRLSPEYEQGVEKFLRYAIDHIRDSMDTDEIDDEIEILCPCRECMKTGSLPVHKVRIHLYVSGINRNYKNWIWHGEEVTANSRSCTSHDDFQYAHGDDEDEMELPEDAAIDMVQAAHEEFTGDPDSFQKLIEDAEKPLYPSFYSHTKVSTLIRLFNIKSKGGWSDKSFTELLREVKSMLPPNNELPESMYEAKKTLNALGMEYEKIHACPNDCLLFRKDYKDDNTCRTCGASRWKKAPSGTSKGVPEKVMWYFSPIPRFRRMFRSPKTSKHLIYHSLPRVEDGKLLHPVDSPAWKLVDNKWPEFAKEPRNLRLALSTYGFNPNSSVGGNYSCWPVMLAIYNFPLKLCMKRKFIMRTMLISGPKQPGNDIDVYLAPLIEDLQKLWDEGVEVYDAYKEENFNLKVVLLWTISDFLAYANLSGCPKGGYNACPICAERTSSIRLKYSDKNVYQSHRKFLPRKHKFRLDKKDFHGQQELGTAPKPYDGEEVLRQVEGIQNVWGKTMKSKPVYWKKKSIFFELAYWKYLLVRHCLDVMHTEKNIGESIVGTLLNVPKKTKDGYNARKDLEDLGMRPELAPKENGKKAYLPPACFTLKKEEKIKFCKTLSELKVPEGYCSSFKNRVSMTDLKLYGLKSHDYHMLMQQFLPLAIRSIFPEHVRNQVMFFFQGNLLH from the coding sequence ATGGACAAATTCTGGATGGATAAACATAGGTTGTCTCCAGAATATGAACAaggtgttgagaaattcttgagatATGCCATCGATCATATTCGTGACAGTATGGATACAGATGAGATAGATGATGAAATTGAGATATTATGTCCGTGTAGGGAATGCATGAAAACTGGTTCTCTGCCAGTGCATAAAGTGAGAATTCACCTGTATGTTAGTGGCATCAATCGAAACTACAAGAATTGGATTTGGCATGGGGAAGAGGTTACTGCTAATTCTAGGTCGTGTACTTCACATGACGATTTCCAATATGCGCATGGTGACGATGAGGATGAAATGGAGCTACCTGAAGATGCAGCAATAGATATGGTTCAGGCTGCACATGAAGAGTTCACAGGGGATCCAGATAGTTTCCAAAAGTTGATTgaagatgcagaaaaaccacttTACCCAAGTTTTTATTCGCATACAAAGGTATCGACATTGATTAGGctattcaacataaaatcaaaaggTGGTTGGTCCGATAAGAGCTTCACAGAATTACTCCGTGAAGTTAAAAGCATGCTCCCACCAAATAACGAGTTGCCTGAGTCTATGTACGAAGCTAAGAAAACTCTTAATGCATTAGGGATGGAATATGAGAAAATACATGCATGTCCCAATGATTGCCTGCTTTTTAGAAAGGATTATAAAGATGATAATACTTGCCGGACCTGCGGAGCTTCTAGATGGAAGAAGGCGCCATCTGGTACGAGTAAAGGGGTGCCTGAGAAAGTTATGTGGTATTTTTCACCTATTCCTAGATTTCGAAGGATGTTTCGGTCACCAAAGACATCAAAACACCTGATATATCATAGCCTCCCAAGAGTTGAAGATGGTAAACTTCTTCATCCAGTCGACTCCCCGGCATGGAAACTAGTTGACAATAAATGGCCAGAGTTCGCTAAAGAACCACGAAATCTGAGGTTAGCTCTTTCTACATATGGGTTTAATCCAAATAGTTCTGTTGGTGGAAATTATAGTTGTTGGCCGGTAATGTTGGCTATTTATAACTTTCCACTGAAATTGTGCATGAAAAGGAAATTTATCATGCGGACGATGTTGATATCTGGTCCTAAACAGCCCGGAAACGATATAGATGTTTATTTGGCCCCTCTTATAGAGGATCTACAGAAATTATGGGATGAAGGTGTGGAAGTTTATGATGCCTACAAGGAGGAGAACTTCAATCTCAAAGTTGTACTTCTTTGGACGATCAGTGACTTCCTCGCATATGCTAATCTTTCGGGTTGCCCTAAAGGAGGATATAATGCTTGTCCAATTTGTGCTGAACGTACTTCTTCCATCAGGCTCAAATACTCCGACAAAAATGTTTATCAAAGTCATAGGAAATTTCTTCCCAGAAAACACAAGTTTAGATTGGATAAAAAGGATTTTCATGGTCAGCAAGAGTTAGGTACAGCTCCAAAACCTTACGACGGTGAAGAAGTTCTTAGGCAGGTTGAAGGCATTCAGAACGTATGGGGTAAGACAATGAAATCTAAACCCGTCTATTGGAAGAAGAAGTCAATTTTCTTTGAACTAGCATACTGGAAGTACCTGCTTGTCCGACATTGTCTAGATGTCATGCACACGGAGAAAAACATAGGAGAGAGTATTGTTGGGACGTTACTAAACGTACCTAAGAAAACAAAAGATGGTTATAATGCTCGAAAAGACCTTGAGGATTTAGGAATGAGGCCTGAATTGGCACCTAAAGAGAATGGAAAAAAGGCGTACCTTCCACCGGCATGTTTCACATTGAAAAAGGAGGAAAAGATTAAGTTCTGTAAAACATTGTCTGAATTGAAGGTCCCAGAAGGTTACTGTTCGAGTTTTAAAAACCGGGTATCGATGACAGATTTAAAGCTGTACGGTCTAAAATCGCATGACTATCACATGCTTATGCAGCAATTTCTTCCGTTAGCTATAAGGTCCATTTTTCCTGAGCATGTGAGAAATCaggttatgtttttttttcaaggaAATCTGCTGCACTGA